A single window of Leptospira wolffii serovar Khorat str. Khorat-H2 DNA harbors:
- a CDS encoding LIC_13346 family putative lipoprotein: MKIRLKTGSFSGNPLFSGWINLNQKFRSEYFPYFLIWIAVITFSIGSCSSLSELVQRFTEDKSPFENLPNTRVYWNLSPGAQSSESFRSLPGHLRYLVIHILPNKEKIWQGEVDLWEAKDEFLSSLPKGIYFPRLSFKAAILTGSTQLGETDSPLSKKVFFFPSVHSFWEWEGDSFSSGMKQMLSRNASIADWNLIFDFQSDGIAWVSKETRSVGAGYKLQWENIRNRGTSLSTDFHHPSGRSFPFADYDYRNQIFRFLPLQEASIPVWVFKKEGDLRWAWSLLPEELVANAFSKRKQTGKSELSGALFYDLANNNPFTARADLKDYPIILLKDEDNARK, encoded by the coding sequence TTGAAGATTCGGCTGAAAACCGGAAGTTTTTCCGGAAATCCCCTTTTTTCCGGCTGGATCAACTTGAATCAAAAGTTCCGTTCCGAATATTTTCCGTACTTTCTTATCTGGATCGCGGTCATTACTTTCTCCATAGGATCCTGTTCCTCTTTGTCGGAGCTTGTACAAAGATTTACGGAAGACAAATCTCCCTTCGAAAATCTTCCCAACACTCGGGTTTATTGGAACCTGAGCCCGGGCGCTCAGTCTTCCGAATCCTTTCGTAGCCTCCCCGGGCATCTGCGTTATCTGGTCATTCATATTCTTCCTAATAAGGAAAAGATTTGGCAGGGAGAGGTGGATCTTTGGGAAGCCAAGGACGAATTCTTATCTTCTCTTCCTAAGGGGATTTATTTTCCTCGCCTGAGTTTTAAGGCGGCCATTCTTACGGGTTCTACCCAATTGGGAGAAACGGATTCCCCTCTTTCCAAGAAGGTTTTCTTTTTTCCTTCGGTACATTCTTTTTGGGAATGGGAGGGAGATTCTTTTTCTTCCGGAATGAAACAAATGCTTTCTCGCAATGCTTCCATCGCGGATTGGAATCTGATATTCGATTTCCAGTCGGATGGAATCGCTTGGGTATCCAAAGAAACTCGAAGCGTGGGTGCCGGATATAAATTGCAATGGGAGAATATACGAAATCGAGGAACCAGTCTTTCTACGGATTTTCACCATCCTTCCGGTAGGAGTTTTCCTTTTGCGGATTACGATTATAGAAATCAGATTTTTAGATTCCTTCCCTTACAGGAGGCTTCCATTCCGGTTTGGGTTTTTAAAAAGGAAGGGGATCTTCGCTGGGCTTGGAGTCTTTTGCCCGAAGAGTTGGTGGCCAATGCGTTCTCGAAACGAAAACAAACCGGAAAGTCGGAATTAAGCGGCGCCCTTTTTTATGATCTGGCAAACAATAATCCGTTTACTGCCCGAGCTGATTTAAAGGACTATCCAATCATCCTCTTAAAAGACGAAGACAATGCCAGAAAATAA
- a CDS encoding DNA gyrase subunit A: protein MKDSNKSGKDNFPKVPFEDQVNDDQRKYSRYVCDSRAIPHEIDGLKPVQRRILWAMWNSDARNRYTKTVKVAGLAMGYHPHGDRSIQDALSQMAQDFTFANNYPLVSGEGTFGDVLDPSAIASPRYTEVKLSDFAKDLGFFESLPDIDYVKNYDETEDEPIHFVGKVPVVLLNNIQGIATGFRCFIPGHKLSHVINSQINYLKTKKPLPLKPWYKDFKGEVKSAKTEAGNITMTTTFNCTWEGDTLYLTDAPMNWNREKVINLLDDILEKKDTWLKDYVDYSSQTFRIELQYKKGEKPNAKQIAEVLSKEDTQTLANNVITYDGRLKNFGPEEIIKRFCDFRKTHLIRRFKRLAGLEEEKIARNSELIRFIKEKWNEKVIGIKSKKDFEDRLQKAKFNYYEWLASIPVYRMTIEEVRKCEEAIVEAKSALSRYQGLVKEDKKLTEFMIGELTELKDKWDKE from the coding sequence ATGAAAGATTCCAATAAATCAGGCAAAGATAACTTCCCAAAAGTACCTTTTGAGGACCAGGTCAACGACGACCAGAGGAAGTATTCCCGATACGTATGCGATTCAAGGGCGATTCCACACGAAATCGACGGCCTGAAACCGGTGCAAAGACGGATTCTTTGGGCTATGTGGAACTCGGATGCCCGCAATCGTTACACTAAAACCGTAAAAGTAGCGGGACTCGCCATGGGATACCACCCTCACGGCGATAGATCCATCCAAGACGCATTGTCTCAGATGGCCCAAGATTTCACCTTCGCAAATAATTATCCTTTAGTATCCGGCGAAGGAACGTTCGGAGACGTTTTGGATCCGAGCGCAATCGCTTCTCCCCGATACACAGAGGTAAAACTTTCGGACTTCGCCAAAGACTTGGGATTTTTCGAAAGCCTTCCCGATATCGATTATGTTAAGAACTACGACGAGACCGAAGACGAACCTATTCACTTCGTAGGAAAAGTTCCTGTAGTTCTGCTCAATAATATCCAAGGAATCGCGACCGGATTTCGTTGCTTCATTCCCGGTCATAAGCTTTCTCATGTCATCAATTCTCAGATCAACTATCTGAAGACTAAGAAGCCTCTTCCTCTTAAGCCTTGGTATAAAGACTTCAAGGGAGAAGTCAAATCCGCCAAGACCGAAGCCGGCAATATCACGATGACCACGACCTTTAATTGTACTTGGGAAGGGGATACTTTATATCTGACCGACGCTCCCATGAACTGGAACCGTGAAAAAGTCATCAATCTACTAGATGATATCTTAGAGAAGAAGGACACCTGGCTCAAAGATTATGTGGATTATTCCAGCCAGACATTCCGTATCGAATTGCAGTATAAGAAGGGAGAAAAACCGAACGCGAAACAGATCGCGGAAGTTTTATCCAAGGAAGACACGCAAACTCTAGCGAATAACGTGATCACTTACGACGGTCGCCTGAAGAATTTCGGCCCCGAGGAGATCATCAAAAGATTCTGCGATTTCCGTAAGACCCACCTGATCCGACGTTTCAAACGTCTGGCCGGTTTGGAAGAGGAAAAGATCGCAAGAAACTCCGAATTGATAAGATTCATTAAGGAAAAATGGAACGAGAAAGTCATCGGGATCAAATCCAAGAAGGACTTCGAGGACAGACTCCAAAAGGCGAAATTCAATTATTACGAATGGTTGGCTTCCATTCCGGTCTATAGAATGACGATCGAAGAAGTTCGTAAATGCGAAGAAGCGATCGTGGAAGCCAAATCCGCCCTTTCCAGATACCAAGGGCTGGTAAAAGAAGATAAGAAATTGACCGAATTCATGATCGGCGAATTAACCGAACTCAAGGACAAATGGGATAAGGAATGA